In a single window of the Microbacterium sp. SL75 genome:
- a CDS encoding AtzH-like domain-containing protein — protein sequence MTPPTETTTAAAGPVPTPPEPGTAPIPADLRAAFDAYERAIVANDLDALDAFFAPGPDTLRGDPAGLLVGHDAISGFRSLRGGVPPRDITEVHYRPLSPDAALLMSVSRFHGGGRGLQTQVWQRFDGRWLITAAHVAPRTPPFDRTIWRSVGDPFQQGAWEGPLAGLTVAVKDLFAIAGFRIGAGNPTYLEQARPEKVTAPAVADLLRAGASLRGIARTDEFAYSIAGDNVHYGTPPNGAVVGALPGGSSSGPASAVAVGHADIGLATDTAGSIRVPASYQGLWGLRTTHDLVPRQGMLPLAQSFDTIGWLTRDGETLHRVAEWCLSYDGSFSTENVQGASGEDLPWRFLVPEEILACVEPSTREAFSRLLAGLSASDDPPTFRAVSSGDLDAAFTAFRTVQGAEAWRNDGEWLRAHPGAVGPAVAERFDVASRITAADEAAAREDLEPIAAHLTELVDAAVLIFPTVPGPAPQRTADVDAVRAATLRMTAPAAIAGLPAISVPLLTVDGSPVGVCLVSRAGTDIALVRLARRLAEAAGAGVGR from the coding sequence ATGACCCCGCCGACCGAGACCACCACCGCCGCCGCCGGGCCGGTGCCGACCCCGCCGGAGCCCGGCACGGCGCCGATTCCCGCCGACCTGCGCGCCGCGTTCGACGCGTACGAGCGCGCGATCGTCGCGAACGACCTCGACGCGCTCGACGCCTTCTTCGCGCCCGGGCCCGACACCCTGCGCGGCGACCCGGCGGGACTTCTCGTCGGGCACGACGCGATCAGCGGGTTCCGGTCGCTGCGCGGAGGCGTCCCCCCGCGGGACATCACCGAGGTGCACTACCGGCCGCTCTCGCCGGATGCCGCCCTTCTCATGTCGGTCTCGCGCTTCCACGGCGGAGGCCGCGGCCTGCAGACCCAGGTGTGGCAGCGGTTCGACGGCCGATGGCTCATCACCGCGGCCCACGTCGCACCGCGTACGCCCCCGTTCGACCGCACGATCTGGCGCAGCGTCGGCGACCCCTTCCAGCAGGGCGCGTGGGAGGGACCGCTCGCGGGCCTGACCGTCGCGGTGAAGGACCTGTTCGCGATCGCAGGCTTCCGCATCGGGGCGGGCAACCCGACGTACCTCGAACAGGCGCGCCCCGAGAAGGTCACGGCCCCCGCCGTCGCCGACCTGCTCCGCGCCGGGGCGTCGCTGCGCGGGATCGCCCGCACCGACGAGTTCGCCTACTCGATCGCCGGCGACAACGTGCACTACGGCACCCCGCCCAACGGCGCGGTGGTCGGCGCCCTCCCCGGCGGCTCGTCGAGCGGACCGGCCTCCGCCGTGGCCGTCGGCCACGCCGACATCGGTCTCGCGACCGACACGGCCGGCTCCATCCGCGTTCCCGCGTCGTACCAGGGCCTGTGGGGACTCCGCACGACCCACGACCTCGTTCCGCGCCAGGGCATGCTCCCGCTCGCGCAGTCGTTCGACACGATCGGCTGGCTGACGCGCGACGGAGAGACCCTCCACCGTGTCGCCGAGTGGTGCCTGAGCTACGACGGCTCGTTCTCGACCGAGAACGTCCAGGGCGCCTCCGGCGAAGACCTCCCGTGGCGCTTCCTCGTGCCCGAGGAGATCCTCGCGTGCGTGGAGCCCTCGACCCGCGAGGCGTTCTCGCGTCTGCTCGCCGGGCTTTCGGCATCCGACGACCCGCCGACCTTCCGGGCGGTGTCGAGCGGAGATCTCGATGCCGCGTTCACCGCGTTCCGCACGGTGCAGGGCGCCGAAGCGTGGCGCAACGACGGCGAGTGGCTGCGTGCGCACCCCGGGGCCGTGGGTCCCGCCGTCGCCGAGCGTTTCGACGTCGCCTCGCGCATCACCGCCGCCGACGAAGCGGCCGCGCGAGAGGATCTCGAACCGATAGCCGCGCACCTGACCGAACTGGTCGACGCCGCCGTGCTGATCTTCCCGACGGTGCCCGGTCCCGCGCCGCAGCGCACCGCCGACGTGGATGCCGTGCGCGCCGCGACGCTGCGCATGACGGCTCCCGCGGCGATCGCGGGGCTGCCCGCGATATCGGTGCCGCTGCTCACCGTCGACGGCTCCCCGGTCGGAGTCTGCCTCGTCTCGCGCGCCGGTACCGACATCGCGCTCGTGCGCCTCGCCCGGCGCCTCGCCGAGGCCGCCGGGGCGGGGGTCGGTCGGTGA
- a CDS encoding PhzF family phenazine biosynthesis protein, translating to MTETAGILELLAFAAEPGGGNPAGVVLDAVGLSDEEMQRIAADLGHPETAFVGAREGRRVAVRYFSPDDEVPFCGHATIATAVALAGAEGPGPFVFDTAAGSVEVTTERAADGRITAGFTSVEPYVVDLEVDVADRLLGLLGLTHADLDERMPLAQSFAGNLHPVVAVREQHTFDTFTFAPGPVRALLDERGWKGTIIVVHVDAAIADGVAIEARNLFPVADITEDPATGSAAASLGAYLRDRVGLPAPFGFTVRQGRHIGRPSMLDVEVPASGGIVVRGSATPL from the coding sequence ATGACTGAGACTGCTGGCATCCTCGAACTCCTCGCCTTCGCCGCCGAGCCCGGCGGCGGCAACCCCGCGGGTGTCGTCCTGGATGCCGTGGGCCTCAGCGACGAGGAGATGCAGCGGATCGCGGCCGATCTAGGGCACCCCGAGACCGCGTTCGTCGGCGCCCGCGAGGGGCGCCGCGTCGCCGTGCGCTACTTCTCGCCGGATGACGAGGTGCCGTTCTGCGGGCATGCGACGATCGCGACCGCCGTCGCGCTCGCCGGTGCCGAGGGGCCGGGGCCCTTCGTGTTCGATACCGCGGCCGGGTCCGTCGAGGTGACGACCGAGCGCGCCGCGGACGGACGCATCACGGCCGGGTTCACGAGCGTCGAGCCGTACGTCGTCGACCTCGAAGTAGACGTCGCCGACCGCCTGCTCGGTCTTCTCGGGCTCACGCACGCGGACCTCGACGAGCGGATGCCGCTGGCCCAATCGTTCGCGGGCAACCTGCACCCGGTCGTCGCCGTGCGGGAGCAGCACACGTTCGACACCTTCACGTTCGCGCCCGGACCCGTGCGCGCTCTGCTCGACGAGCGCGGCTGGAAGGGCACGATCATCGTCGTCCACGTCGACGCTGCGATCGCCGACGGCGTGGCGATCGAGGCGAGGAACCTCTTCCCGGTGGCCGACATCACAGAGGATCCCGCGACGGGCTCCGCCGCCGCATCGCTCGGCGCGTATCTTCGCGACCGCGTCGGTCTGCCTGCTCCGTTCGGATTCACCGTCCGGCAGGGCCGACACATCGGTCGACCGAGCATGCTGGACGTCGAGGTTCCGGCATCCGGTGGCATCGTCGTGCGGGGCTCGGCGACGCCCCTCTGA
- a CDS encoding acetamidase/formamidase family protein: MSTTTGAPGAQGGLDRRDSTAARAPESVGGQGSVVPILQPGVGPIPAAHYLPAAPDTVLWGRLPCATDAPVLEISSGESVTIDTVSHEGILDDQGKDPAAYFAAHGVAADAVLRDAIEIAASVARDPFADGPHVVVGPVYVKEAHPGDLLKITVESLVPRVPYGVISNRHGKGALVGELPRGEHNVSVFTAVAERDGILYGTLPLVDGGDPAVSFPLAPFLGTMGVAVAGDERPHSVPPGTHGGNIDINLLVEGTTLFLPVQVEGALAYIGDPHFAQGDGEVALTALEASLRATLRFEVIPADTARAAFGEVTGPLVRTSDYLVPTGMDPDLDAAMRACVRSSLALLGGRWGMDEHLAYAYLSAATDFDISQVVDIVSGVHARIREADFAGVPAVEPEALASDSEGDIA, translated from the coding sequence ATGTCGACGACGACCGGAGCACCCGGTGCGCAGGGCGGCCTCGACCGCCGTGACTCGACGGCTGCACGGGCACCTGAGTCCGTCGGCGGGCAGGGCTCGGTCGTCCCGATCCTCCAGCCCGGCGTCGGTCCGATCCCCGCCGCCCACTACCTCCCCGCCGCGCCCGACACCGTGCTGTGGGGTCGTCTGCCCTGCGCGACCGACGCCCCCGTGCTCGAGATCTCGTCGGGAGAGAGCGTCACGATCGACACCGTCAGCCACGAGGGCATCCTCGACGACCAGGGCAAAGACCCGGCCGCGTACTTCGCCGCGCACGGCGTCGCCGCCGACGCGGTGCTCCGCGACGCGATCGAGATCGCGGCATCCGTGGCTCGAGACCCCTTCGCCGACGGGCCGCACGTCGTCGTCGGCCCGGTGTACGTGAAAGAGGCGCACCCCGGCGATCTCCTGAAGATCACGGTCGAATCGCTCGTCCCGCGCGTGCCGTACGGCGTGATCTCGAACCGTCACGGCAAGGGCGCCCTCGTCGGTGAGCTGCCGCGCGGCGAGCACAACGTCAGCGTGTTTACCGCGGTCGCCGAGCGTGATGGCATCCTGTACGGCACCCTTCCCCTCGTCGACGGCGGGGATCCCGCGGTGTCGTTCCCGCTCGCGCCGTTCCTCGGCACGATGGGGGTGGCCGTGGCCGGCGACGAGCGTCCGCACTCCGTCCCGCCGGGCACCCACGGCGGCAACATCGACATCAACCTGCTCGTCGAGGGCACGACGCTCTTCCTCCCCGTGCAGGTCGAGGGAGCGCTCGCGTACATCGGCGACCCGCACTTTGCGCAGGGCGACGGTGAGGTCGCGCTCACCGCACTCGAGGCCTCGTTACGGGCGACCCTTCGGTTCGAGGTCATCCCCGCGGATACCGCCCGCGCCGCCTTCGGCGAGGTCACCGGCCCGCTGGTGCGGACTTCCGACTACCTCGTGCCGACCGGGATGGACCCCGATCTCGATGCCGCGATGCGCGCGTGCGTGAGGTCTTCTCTCGCGCTTCTGGGCGGGCGGTGGGGCATGGACGAGCATCTCGCCTACGCCTACCTGTCGGCCGCGACCGACTTCGACATCTCGCAGGTCGTCGACATCGTCTCGGGGGTGCACGCCCGCATTCGCGAAGCCGACTTCGCGGGTGTCCCGGCCGTGGAGCCCGAAGCGCTGGCATCCGATTCCGAAGGAGACATCGCATGA
- a CDS encoding aspartate/glutamate racemase family protein, which translates to MRILLINPNTSRAMTAKIADAARGVAGPGVIVDAVCPSVGAAAIESHTDEIAAAAAVVELIAADRDGSDPADAYVIACFGDPGLDAARELVDVPVVGIAEAAMHLAAVSGRHFGVVTTLSRTLGRAHDLVSRYGMERACVSLAATGIPVLDLEDTDSPAVETIARYSADAAAGGADVIVLGCAGMADLCVELTARVGIPVVDGVAAAVGMASGMVRMGLGTSKRDEYARPPRAFDVRHGAPGDRDDALAAPRTAVTAQVFA; encoded by the coding sequence GTGAGGATCCTGCTCATCAACCCCAACACCTCCCGGGCGATGACCGCGAAGATCGCGGACGCCGCCCGGGGGGTGGCGGGACCCGGGGTGATCGTCGATGCCGTGTGCCCGAGCGTCGGGGCGGCGGCGATCGAAAGCCACACCGACGAGATCGCGGCGGCCGCCGCCGTGGTCGAGCTGATCGCGGCGGACCGCGACGGATCCGACCCCGCAGACGCGTACGTGATCGCCTGCTTCGGCGACCCGGGGCTCGACGCGGCGCGCGAGCTGGTCGACGTGCCGGTCGTGGGCATCGCCGAGGCGGCGATGCACCTGGCAGCGGTGTCGGGGCGGCACTTCGGGGTGGTCACGACGCTCAGCCGGACGCTGGGGCGTGCGCACGACCTCGTGTCGCGGTACGGCATGGAGCGGGCGTGCGTCTCGCTCGCCGCGACGGGGATTCCCGTGCTCGACCTCGAGGACACCGACTCGCCCGCCGTGGAGACCATCGCGCGGTATAGCGCCGACGCGGCCGCCGGGGGCGCCGACGTCATCGTGCTCGGGTGCGCAGGCATGGCCGATCTCTGCGTCGAGCTCACGGCACGCGTGGGTATTCCGGTCGTCGACGGGGTCGCGGCGGCGGTGGGCATGGCATCCGGGATGGTGCGCATGGGGCTCGGTACGAGCAAGCGCGATGAGTACGCGCGCCCGCCGCGGGCGTTCGACGTGCGCCACGGGGCGCCGGGAGACCGGGACGACGCGCTGGCGGCGCCTCGCACCGCGGTCACCGCGCAGGTGTTCGCATGA
- a CDS encoding pyridoxal-phosphate-dependent aminotransferase family protein — translation MSHLPGPIDPPARLLMGPGPISAYPSVLRAMGAPLVGQYDPFMTATMTETQELYRQVWATDNDATVLVDGTSRAGIEAAMVSLIRPGDRVLVPVFGRFGHLLAEIAERALAEVHTIEVPWGQVFPVSAIREAIERVKPHLVACVQGDTSTTMLQPLDEIGEICRAHGALFYTDATASLGGNPFEMDAWGLDAATAGLQKCLGGPSGSAPLSLSDRAVEVVRSRARVEAGIREEGDASASDFIRSNYFDLAMILDYWGPRRLNHHTEATTMLYGARECARVLLLEGRDAVIARHRLHGDAMLAGVEGLGLTVFGDVAHKMTNVVAVEIPDAVVGDAVRSELLSDFGIEIGTSFGPLHGRVWRIGTMGYNARTDAVLTTLAALETVLRRHGAAVPAGGGVEAAQGVYAAARS, via the coding sequence ATGTCCCACCTCCCCGGTCCGATCGACCCGCCCGCCCGCCTGCTGATGGGCCCCGGCCCGATCTCGGCGTACCCCAGCGTGCTGCGCGCGATGGGGGCACCCCTCGTCGGCCAGTACGACCCGTTCATGACGGCGACGATGACCGAGACGCAAGAGCTGTACCGGCAGGTCTGGGCGACCGACAACGACGCCACGGTGCTCGTCGACGGGACGAGCCGAGCGGGCATCGAAGCCGCGATGGTCTCGCTCATCCGCCCCGGCGATCGTGTGCTCGTGCCCGTGTTCGGCCGTTTCGGCCACCTCCTCGCCGAGATCGCCGAGCGCGCTCTCGCCGAGGTGCACACGATCGAGGTGCCGTGGGGACAGGTGTTCCCGGTGTCCGCGATCCGCGAGGCGATCGAGCGGGTGAAGCCGCATCTCGTCGCGTGCGTGCAGGGCGACACCTCGACCACGATGCTCCAGCCGCTCGACGAGATCGGTGAGATCTGCCGCGCCCACGGCGCTCTGTTCTACACCGACGCCACCGCCTCGCTCGGCGGCAACCCCTTCGAGATGGACGCCTGGGGCCTGGATGCCGCGACCGCGGGCCTGCAGAAGTGCCTCGGCGGCCCCTCGGGTTCGGCACCGCTGAGCCTGTCCGACCGCGCCGTCGAAGTGGTGCGCTCGCGCGCCCGCGTCGAGGCCGGTATCCGGGAGGAGGGCGACGCCTCGGCATCCGACTTCATCCGCTCGAACTACTTCGACCTCGCGATGATCCTCGACTACTGGGGGCCGCGCCGCCTCAACCACCACACCGAGGCGACGACCATGCTCTACGGCGCGCGGGAGTGCGCCCGCGTGCTGCTCCTCGAGGGGCGGGATGCCGTGATCGCCCGTCACCGGCTGCACGGCGACGCGATGCTCGCCGGCGTGGAGGGCCTGGGGCTCACCGTCTTCGGCGACGTGGCCCACAAGATGACCAACGTGGTGGCGGTGGAGATCCCGGATGCCGTGGTCGGCGACGCCGTGCGCAGCGAGCTGCTCAGCGACTTCGGCATCGAGATCGGCACCTCGTTCGGTCCGTTGCACGGCCGGGTCTGGCGCATCGGGACGATGGGCTACAACGCCCGCACCGACGCCGTGCTGACCACCCTCGCCGCTCTCGAGACGGTGCTGCGGCGCCACGGTGCGGCGGTGCCGGCGGGCGGGGGCGTCGAGGCGGCCCAGGGCGTCTACGCGGCGGCTCGGTCGTGA
- a CDS encoding NCS1 family nucleobase:cation symporter-1 encodes MTSTPLTGPHDLVEAAGHPHGGGNMKPHYDDRLANEDLAPLRKQKWSSYNIFAFWMSDVHSVGGYVTAGSLFALGLQSWQVFVALIAGIVIVQVFANMVAKPSQKTGVPYPVINRVVFGIRGANIPAIIRGLIAIAWYGVQTFLAAESLNIIFLKFIPGSAALLDVSFAGLSALGWISYAILWVAQFLLFWNGMEVIRRFIDWAGPAVYVVMIILAVYLVSQAGVQNISFTLSTTQLDFWASIPVMFAAIALVVSYFSGPMLNFGDFARYGKSFEAVKKGNFWGLPINFMFFSLLTVITASATVPVFGALITDPIKTVEQIDTPFAILLGGLTFVTATVGINIVANFISPAFDFSNVAPKKISWRAGGMIAAVGSTFLMPWNWYSNADAIHYSLGVLGALIGPLFGILIAGYYIAARQRVKVDAMFTMDTQGPYWYRNGFNPNAVKAVVFAGVPTVAIAIFPKLFADLGLFDIAAVSDYSWFIGCGLGYVLFLFFERLDPRIPTFDGETEGISDGTVDGAAATAASEPSAVSAPVAVVANTVPDAAAPGATSREALA; translated from the coding sequence ATGACTTCGACCCCGCTCACCGGCCCCCACGATCTCGTGGAGGCCGCCGGCCACCCCCACGGGGGTGGCAACATGAAGCCCCACTACGACGATCGTCTCGCCAACGAAGACCTCGCGCCCCTGCGGAAGCAGAAGTGGTCGAGCTACAACATCTTCGCGTTCTGGATGAGCGACGTGCACTCGGTCGGCGGTTACGTCACCGCCGGTTCGCTCTTCGCGCTCGGTCTTCAGTCGTGGCAGGTGTTCGTCGCCCTCATCGCGGGCATCGTCATCGTGCAGGTCTTCGCCAACATGGTCGCCAAGCCCAGTCAGAAGACGGGCGTGCCCTACCCCGTCATCAACCGCGTGGTCTTCGGCATCCGGGGTGCCAACATCCCCGCGATCATCCGCGGCCTCATCGCCATCGCCTGGTACGGGGTGCAGACGTTCCTCGCGGCCGAGTCGCTCAACATCATCTTCCTGAAGTTCATCCCGGGCTCCGCGGCCCTGCTCGACGTCTCGTTCGCGGGCCTGTCGGCGCTCGGCTGGATCTCGTACGCGATCCTCTGGGTCGCGCAGTTCCTGCTCTTCTGGAACGGCATGGAGGTCATCCGCCGCTTCATCGACTGGGCCGGCCCCGCCGTCTACGTCGTGATGATCATCCTCGCCGTCTACCTCGTCTCGCAGGCCGGCGTCCAGAACATCTCCTTCACGCTCTCGACGACCCAGCTCGACTTCTGGGCGTCCATCCCGGTCATGTTCGCCGCCATCGCCCTCGTCGTGTCGTACTTCTCCGGCCCGATGCTGAACTTCGGCGACTTCGCCCGCTACGGCAAGAGCTTCGAGGCGGTCAAGAAGGGCAACTTCTGGGGTCTGCCGATCAACTTCATGTTCTTCTCGCTGCTGACCGTCATCACCGCGTCGGCCACCGTGCCGGTGTTCGGTGCGCTCATCACCGACCCGATCAAGACGGTCGAGCAGATCGACACGCCCTTCGCGATCCTGCTCGGCGGCCTGACCTTCGTCACGGCCACGGTCGGCATCAACATCGTCGCCAACTTCATCTCGCCCGCCTTCGACTTCTCCAACGTCGCCCCGAAGAAGATCTCGTGGCGCGCGGGCGGCATGATCGCCGCCGTCGGGTCGACCTTCCTCATGCCCTGGAACTGGTACTCCAACGCCGACGCCATCCACTACTCGCTCGGTGTGCTGGGCGCGCTGATCGGCCCGCTGTTCGGCATCCTGATCGCCGGCTACTACATCGCCGCTCGCCAGCGGGTGAAGGTCGACGCGATGTTCACGATGGACACCCAGGGGCCCTACTGGTACCGCAACGGCTTCAACCCGAACGCGGTCAAGGCCGTCGTCTTCGCGGGTGTTCCGACGGTCGCGATCGCGATCTTCCCGAAGCTCTTCGCCGACCTGGGCCTGTTCGACATCGCCGCGGTCAGCGACTACAGCTGGTTCATCGGCTGCGGTCTCGGCTACGTGCTGTTCCTGTTCTTCGAGCGTCTCGACCCCCGCATCCCGACGTTCGACGGCGAGACCGAGGGAATCTCCGACGGCACCGTCGACGGAGCCGCCGCCACGGCGGCATCCGAGCCGTCGGCCGTTTCGGCTCCGGTCGCCGTCGTGGCGAACACGGTTCCGGATGCCGCGGCCCCCGGTGCGACTTCTCGCGAGGCGCTCGCGTGA
- the allB gene encoding allantoinase AllB yields the protein MSTRIAARRVFVDGVFAPATVVIDEGVIASLEPFDVSADTVLPADAVLLPGLVDSHVHLDEPGRTEWEGFATGTAAAAAGGVTTVVDMPLNSLPVTTTVEALDAKRRAAGGKLAVDVAYWGGAVPENLGSLRELSDAGVVGFKCFLSPSGIDEFGHLDPEQLERCLAELAEFDALLIVHAEDPAHLHADGALGPHYRDFEASRPPLSERAAILRVIDAARRTGARAHIVHVSDGGALDAVRAAKAEGVRLTVETCPHYLTLDASAVPDGAGAFKCCPPIRGGDNRDLLWAGVVDGTIDAIVSDHSPATVELKGNPDFGLAWGGIAGLQTGLSAVHTTARERGLAFESLLPLMTTGPARIAGLEGLGVIAPGAPAHLVAFAPDEQFVVDAAALEYRNPVSPWHGQTLAGVVRETWLRGASVYRRGAAVTEREGRELLRAAATVEA from the coding sequence ATGAGCACCCGGATCGCCGCCCGCCGCGTCTTCGTCGACGGGGTCTTCGCGCCCGCCACGGTCGTCATCGACGAAGGGGTGATCGCCTCCCTCGAGCCGTTCGACGTTTCCGCCGACACGGTGCTGCCCGCCGACGCGGTGCTTCTGCCCGGGCTCGTCGACTCGCACGTCCACCTCGACGAACCCGGACGCACCGAGTGGGAGGGCTTCGCCACGGGCACGGCCGCGGCGGCCGCGGGGGGCGTCACGACCGTCGTCGACATGCCGCTGAACAGCCTCCCCGTCACCACGACCGTCGAGGCCCTGGATGCCAAACGCCGGGCCGCCGGGGGAAAGCTCGCGGTCGACGTCGCCTACTGGGGCGGCGCGGTGCCCGAGAACCTCGGCTCGCTGCGCGAGCTCTCCGACGCCGGGGTCGTGGGCTTCAAGTGCTTCCTGTCGCCCAGCGGTATCGACGAGTTCGGCCACCTCGATCCCGAGCAGCTCGAGCGCTGTCTCGCCGAGCTGGCCGAGTTCGACGCACTGCTCATCGTCCACGCCGAAGACCCGGCCCACCTGCACGCCGACGGTGCGCTGGGCCCCCACTACCGCGACTTCGAGGCCAGTCGCCCGCCGCTGAGCGAGCGCGCCGCGATCCTCCGTGTCATCGATGCCGCCCGCCGCACGGGCGCCCGGGCGCACATCGTGCACGTCTCCGACGGGGGAGCGCTCGACGCCGTCCGCGCCGCGAAAGCGGAGGGCGTGCGGCTCACCGTCGAGACGTGCCCGCACTACCTCACCCTCGACGCCTCGGCCGTACCGGACGGCGCGGGAGCGTTCAAGTGCTGCCCGCCGATCCGCGGCGGAGACAACCGCGACCTGCTGTGGGCGGGCGTCGTCGACGGAACGATCGACGCGATCGTCAGCGATCACTCACCCGCGACGGTCGAGTTGAAGGGAAACCCCGACTTCGGCCTGGCCTGGGGCGGTATCGCGGGGCTGCAGACCGGCCTCTCGGCCGTGCACACCACCGCTCGAGAGCGGGGACTCGCGTTCGAGTCGCTGCTGCCCCTGATGACGACCGGCCCCGCGCGCATCGCGGGCCTGGAGGGGCTCGGCGTCATCGCCCCCGGCGCCCCCGCCCACCTGGTGGCGTTCGCTCCCGACGAGCAGTTCGTCGTCGACGCGGCCGCCCTCGAGTACCGCAACCCCGTCTCGCCCTGGCACGGCCAGACGCTCGCCGGGGTGGTTCGCGAGACCTGGCTGCGAGGTGCCTCGGTGTACCGGCGCGGAGCCGCGGTCACCGAGCGCGAGGGTCGCGAGCTGCTGCGCGCGGCCGCGACGGTGGAAGCGTGA
- a CDS encoding allantoate amidohydrolase, with the protein MTTATRLQVAPGLIASAARRVMGRCEELARVTSTPGSITRVYLSPEHARVNRLAAEWMRELGMTTRQDAAGNQVGRLAPVGVPDAPALLMGSHLDTVPDAGRFDGIVGVLMALEVVRLIRRIDDEGTASSPFPFALEVIAFSDEEGTRFGKALLGSSAVAGQWDESWWELTDADGSTLREAFREFGLDPGRVGEAARRPEQLVGYLEAHIEQGPELHRSGQALAAVSSIASARRFQLAVEGEARHAGGTPYDMRRDALLGASEAALAVERICRGEHHIVGTVGQLEAFPGAVNVVPGEAHFSLDLRGEFDDSRDHAWDEIARELDAIMGRRGLRWTAREVHSAPAVFCAPLLQDVVRAGIGGEAPTLFSRAGHDAMLIGAITEVGMLFLRNPDGISHHPDEAVAGADVAAGIRALAEAVLHLGAEPR; encoded by the coding sequence GTGACCACCGCCACCCGCCTGCAGGTCGCGCCCGGGCTCATCGCGTCGGCCGCGCGCCGCGTCATGGGCCGCTGCGAAGAGCTCGCCCGCGTCACCTCGACCCCCGGCTCGATCACCCGGGTCTACCTCTCGCCCGAGCACGCGCGCGTGAACCGCCTCGCTGCGGAGTGGATGCGCGAGCTCGGCATGACCACCCGCCAGGACGCGGCGGGCAACCAGGTCGGACGCCTCGCCCCCGTCGGAGTTCCCGATGCGCCGGCGCTGCTGATGGGCTCGCACCTCGACACGGTCCCGGACGCCGGACGCTTCGACGGCATCGTCGGAGTGCTGATGGCGCTCGAGGTCGTGCGGCTGATCCGTCGCATCGACGACGAGGGGACGGCATCCAGCCCCTTCCCCTTCGCTCTCGAGGTCATCGCCTTCAGCGACGAGGAGGGCACGCGCTTCGGCAAGGCCCTGCTGGGGTCGTCGGCCGTGGCCGGGCAGTGGGACGAGTCCTGGTGGGAGTTGACGGATGCCGACGGCTCGACGCTGCGCGAGGCCTTCCGCGAGTTCGGGCTCGATCCTGGTCGCGTGGGTGAGGCAGCCCGTCGCCCCGAGCAGCTCGTCGGGTACCTCGAGGCGCATATCGAACAGGGGCCTGAGCTGCACCGCAGCGGGCAGGCGCTCGCGGCGGTGTCGTCGATCGCGTCGGCGCGGCGGTTCCAGCTCGCGGTCGAGGGGGAGGCCCGGCACGCGGGCGGCACGCCCTACGACATGCGCCGCGATGCCCTGCTCGGCGCGAGCGAGGCCGCTCTCGCGGTCGAGCGCATCTGCCGGGGAGAGCACCACATCGTCGGCACGGTCGGTCAGCTCGAGGCCTTTCCCGGGGCCGTGAACGTCGTCCCGGGCGAGGCGCATTTCTCTCTCGACCTGCGCGGAGAGTTCGACGACTCCCGCGATCACGCGTGGGACGAGATCGCGCGCGAACTCGACGCCATCATGGGTCGCCGCGGGCTGCGCTGGACGGCGCGCGAGGTGCACAGCGCCCCGGCCGTCTTCTGCGCACCCCTGCTGCAGGACGTGGTGCGGGCGGGCATCGGCGGCGAAGCACCGACCCTCTTCAGCCGCGCGGGCCACGACGCGATGTTAATCGGCGCGATCACCGAGGTGGGCATGCTGTTCCTGCGCAACCCCGACGGCATCAGCCATCACCCCGATGAAGCCGTGGCCGGAGCGGATGTGGCGGCGGGGATCCGCGCCCTGGCCGAGGCCGTGCTGCACCTGGGGGCGGAGCCGCGCTGA
- a CDS encoding DUF6188 family protein, whose translation MYGIPADETFDFFEGRRLDAVTFGRYKVSLFFDEGVGLDVEGPLAVAAPGSDEHVADDARSVAAPLLDLLSLTVTGVRVDAPSSLALTFENGTIVRAIDDLGPYECFDVHHGERIWIM comes from the coding sequence GTGTACGGCATTCCCGCGGACGAGACGTTCGACTTCTTCGAGGGGCGACGGCTGGATGCCGTGACCTTCGGCCGCTACAAGGTGTCGCTGTTCTTCGACGAGGGCGTAGGCCTCGACGTCGAGGGGCCTCTGGCGGTGGCGGCACCCGGGAGTGACGAGCACGTGGCAGACGACGCGCGCTCGGTCGCCGCGCCCCTGCTCGACCTGCTCTCGCTGACCGTGACGGGGGTGCGGGTCGACGCGCCCTCGAGCCTCGCGTTGACGTTCGAGAACGGCACGATCGTGCGAGCGATCGACGACCTCGGCCCGTATGAATGCTTCGACGTGCACCACGGTGAGCGCATCTGGATCATGTGA